The Streptomyces sp. NBC_00286 nucleotide sequence TCGTCGGGCCGTTCGGGCTGAGCGTGCGGGACCAGGCTCTCGAAGCCGATGTCCAGGCCGGATTGGCGGCTGTCGAGGAAGGCCTGATCGAGGCCACCAAGAGTGAGGTCCCGTTCATCACGGAAGCCGCGCAGCACCTGGTGCGTGCGGGCGGCAAGCGGTTCCGGCCGCTGCTCGTGATGCTCGCCGCGCAGTTCGGTGACCCGTACGCGCCGGGCGTTGTGCCCTCCGCCGTGGTCGTGGAGCTGACCCACCTCGCCACGCTGTACCACGACGACGTGATGGACGAGGCGGACGTACGCCGCGGAGTGCCCAGCGCTAACATCCGTTGGGGCAACTCGGTAGCGGTACTCACCGGCGACTTCCTGTTCGCGCGCGCCTCGCACATCCTGGCCGACCTCGGGCCGGAGGCGGTCCGGATCCAGGCCGAGGCGTTCGAGCGCCTGGTCACCGGCCAGATCCTGGAGACGGCCGGACCACGCGACGGCCGCGACCCGATCGACCACTACCTGGACGTGATCGGCGGAAAGACCGGCTCGCTGATCGCCGTGTCGGGACGGTTCGGCGCGATGA carries:
- a CDS encoding polyprenyl synthetase family protein; translation: MTVVGPFGLSVRDQALEADVQAGLAAVEEGLIEATKSEVPFITEAAQHLVRAGGKRFRPLLVMLAAQFGDPYAPGVVPSAVVVELTHLATLYHDDVMDEADVRRGVPSANIRWGNSVAVLTGDFLFARASHILADLGPEAVRIQAEAFERLVTGQILETAGPRDGRDPIDHYLDVIGGKTGSLIAVSGRFGAMMSGADETVVDVLTQYGERLGVAFQLADDVLDIASDSHESGKTPGTDLREGIPTLPVLRLRERVERLGLAEDIALAELLDSDLTDDARHTEALSLLRAHPALEQARRDTVRYAEEARSTLAPLPECDAKAALVELCDAVVHRAG